The genomic segment AATAGCTGCTCGGGTCTCCGGCCTGCCCGCCGAATCTCCGGCTGTGTCCTCTGCCGGTCGCACGGGCCGCCGTCCGAAGAGCGGATTGCTGGTCGGTCCGGGGCGCCTCGGTCGTGCCGGGCGTCCGCGCCGGTTCTCGCTTGGGCGCGGGTTGCGGCGGCCTCTCGGCCAAGGACTCTTCAGCCGAGGATTCTTCGGCCGGAGGCGGCGGCGCCTCGACGGGCGGATCTTCGACCTCGGTAGGCTGTTCAGCCTGGACGACAGCCCGCTCGGGCTCGGGCACGACTACCGGTTCGATTGTGGCCATGCGGGATTCGACGGGGGGAGGCGGTGTTGCAGCTGGCTCTGGATTTGGCGCTTCCTCGGGGACATCTTCCTGGGCTGTGTCTGTCTGTCCGAGGTCTGGTTCCGGCGCAGGGGTGTCGGCGTGTGTCTCGGTCAGCTCTGCGTACGAACCCATGCTGCCCAAGCCGATCTCAAGGCCGCCCTCACCCACATATTGAGCGCCGCTCGGTGCGATGCGCTCGGGAGCCAGGGCGATGTAGGCGTAGGCGCCGGCAAGATGAATGGATGCGGCCATGACGAGTGCAAAGAACCAGTGTGACTTGCCCATGGGTCGCCCCTTACGCGGTGTCGGCATTGAGGCTGTACAGGGTCACGGTCGTTATCCCCTGAGCCCGCAGGACATCGAGCACGCCGTCGAGCGATCCGGCTGTCACGTCTCTGTCTGCTTGCAACACAATCGTCTGGGTGTCCTCAGACATGGCGGCTTGCAGTGCGGTTCCCAGGGCGTCGGGCCCGATCTGTTCGCCGTTCAGCCACAAGTGGGTATCGAGCGCCAGGATGATTTTGTGCTGCTCAATCGGCTTGGCGCTGTCGGAGACGGGCAGTTGAATCTCAGGCGCTTGGGTGTTGGCCAGCTGTCCGGCGATCAGGAAAAAGATCAGCAGCAGCAGGACGATGTTGATCAGCGGGATCATGTTGAGATCCCGGCTGGGACGCGGTTTGGCCAGGGTGTCGAACATATGCGCTCCGCTTCAGTTTTGCGTGTCCCGCTCCAGGCTTTTACCCAGCGAAACGCCGCCGCTGCCGGCCGCCTGGAGTTGCTCGAAGACGGAGATGATGGTTTGCAGCCGGGTCTCGGCCTCGGGAAACACCACCACCGGTCTGGTCGCATCGAGTCTGCCGCCCTGCCGGGGACCGTCAGGTGGCGGTACAGGAAACGGCTGACCGTTCAACGACAGCGCACCGTTTTCGTGCAGAATCATGGTCTGGGGCTGCTGCGAGCTGAGTTCGGGGCCGGCGACCGGGAAGTGGAAATCGACCGCTTTCCAGCGGCTGAAGGTCGAGGTCAGCATGAAGAACATCAGCAGAATGAACACCACGTCGATCAGCGCCGTCAGACTGACCGCTCTTCGCCGCGCAGCATACAGCGGTGTGGTATTCATCCGACCTGTTTCTCCCGGTAGTCGGGCCGCTGGCCCGAGCGTTCGGCCTCCAGGGTAAAAATTCGCTCCAGGCCGTCGAGCATGGCCGCAGCTTCGACTTCGACTTTGCGTTCCAGCCAACTGTTGGTGATGGAGACGGGGATGGCGATGCTGAGACCGACCGCAGTGGTCAGCAGGGCCTGCCAGATGCCGCCCGACAGCACGGCCGGGTTCACCTGCGTTCCTGCGGCCTGCATGGCCTGAAACGCCTCGATCA from the Desulfurellaceae bacterium genome contains:
- a CDS encoding biopolymer transporter ExbD: MFDTLAKPRPSRDLNMIPLINIVLLLLIFFLIAGQLANTQAPEIQLPVSDSAKPIEQHKIILALDTHLWLNGEQIGPDALGTALQAAMSEDTQTIVLQADRDVTAGSLDGVLDVLRAQGITTVTLYSLNADTA
- a CDS encoding biopolymer transporter ExbD, with product MNTTPLYAARRRAVSLTALIDVVFILLMFFMLTSTFSRWKAVDFHFPVAGPELSSQQPQTMILHENGALSLNGQPFPVPPPDGPRQGGRLDATRPVVVFPEAETRLQTIISVFEQLQAAGSGGVSLGKSLERDTQN